ttgtaattccgctcaatcttcctcccggtgccctaatgcaacggaagacgatgttcttgtcgctcatcattccggagcctgactacccggggaagcaattgggtgtgtttatgcagccgcttgtgaatgctttgcaccattcttggtactttccgaggttgacatacgaccaagatctgcagagaaatttcttgatgaaagtttggttgcactattgcatgcatgactttcccggctatgctctattctgcggatggtgtacaagtggtaagatgccatgcccagtgtgcatgcaggctctgcgaatgatttggctgagtaagggtggcaagcatgtagcctttgacctgcatcgacagttcctccctccagaccatccagacagggaagacaagaagaacttcacgaaaggccgggttgttcatgaagtaactgagattccaacattttcgggggcagatgttcttgctcagctaaaagctctcaagcctaaagtcaaaggcaaaggcaaagccaaagccaaaggcttcgagggatatggtgagacgcacaactggacgcacattacccccttctcgcagcttccctatttcaaggacctcaaacttccttacaatattgatgtgatgcaaaccgaaaagaatgtggcagagtcccttttccacacgatcctcaacattcctgataagacgaaggataacgtaaaagctagagccgatcaacagagaatttgtgatagaccacgcctgaacatgaagcctcccacgggcggtcgaaaaaactggttcaagccagatgctgactttgtccttaaaccgccagaaaaaaaagaagtacttatctggctgaaacaaattttgaagttcaccgatggttatgcatcaaatataagtaagggagtcaatctttcaacgggcaaagtgaccggcctgaagagtcatgactaccatgtatggattgagcggataatgccggtgatggttcgaggctatgtccccgagcatgtctggcgagtgctttccgagcttagccatttcttccgcatgctctgtgctaaagaagtaagtaaagaggtgattgaaaaattgcataagaaggcaccggagttgatagtcaagctagagaagatctttccgccaggcttctttactccgatgacacatctcattctgcacctcgcgaacgaggtattgttggggggccctgtgcaaaatcgctggcagtacggccctgagaggcagaacaagcatctccgacggaaatgtggaaacaaagctaatattgaagcttccatagctgaggcagttatcctagaggaggtgtcagacctcaggacatcatactatccagaccacgttccccatctgcatagcatggtgcctcgatacaatatagaagagcccaagtatcaacctaggctcgatctattcaacgcgcaaggtgggagggctggggcctcgaaatcttataacatgccacgacaagagtgggaggacctcatgttctatatcttgcacaacatcaaggaagttgaggaagtgtggatgaggtaataccactacaccattcctttatgtcttccacatcatcatgtttcatgttcacttagtcccggtctaacaccgcttatctttttttagtgatttcattcaagaggaatggacgggagtgaatcctcctactgaggcggaggcacttactcttctccgtcatggaaaccctggacgtaaaaatgttgttgcttggttcatggagaaagtaattttccacactcccctattaaatacctacttcaacatttattagttaaccgaactaatgcacgcaacaatttccattatacttgtagggaaaagatccgaacatatctatggatgatgaattgagatgggtttccatgggttttgaccctgccgtcatgacatgtaaaaagtatgatgtgaatgggtatcgcttccatacagaggagcaccaaaacagccgcccgatcccaaaactataaatactgaagtgtacacccccggtcaaaattcagtagactactacggaaggctacaaaatatatacgaggttaaattccgccaggggcgtgagaccctaagtctgcctgtgttcaaatgccaatggttcgatccgcgggagggggtaaaacatacgccttccattggtttggtcgaagttaaaccatcaaccgtctatgccggagccgatctcttcattgtggctacccaagctacacaagtatattatctgccttacccatgccagaaagtgtatctaaagggttgggaagttgtgttcaaggtgtcgccacatggtaagctaccagacccgaatgaagacgattactacaacattaaccccatgacatacgagggagtgttctatcaagagcaacctgatgatgatgatgatgatgtggttagaaacgatgacggtagaccattgggtgatgatgatgtggacccaaacgtcgacgatgcacggaatgatggtgagaccattgtcaatgaaaatgacatacttatgctagaaaagttaaacgaagacgctgacgacgaggaggagcctccacctccgtcggacaacgaagatgatatgattgatagtgatgatgagacggaccgagaaagaggttacaacagtgatgattcatatgggttctagcagatgtacgtttcaagtattttttttctatagtttaggaatatgcctttttatgcatttttattaatgtgtttattatcatgccttttccttcatttcattaatttactaattgctttttctcttttcaatgcaggttcgtggaacatgggcaaggggaaggccgacggtgtgggtttcctacgcaaggtcgtcggcctgcctagttggagtggtcgagcacgtaatcctccccctcggctacttgacgatgactcctcatagggaggtcgagggagaggtgcccctagaggaggagggggcggggggagagcctctagaggacgaggtgctggggagagagccactacagggggtcgcagccagaaagagcgcaccctcaccgacttaggggtgttgtcttcgaggccctcctctagtgaggtaccctcctctagtgaggtacactctagggaggaggaggaggaggaggtggtggtggaggaggaggaggaggtggaggaggaggaagaggaggttggggagggggaggcaggcgaggaggagggtgatggcggggatgatggtggtgacgAGAAGGGGGTTGACAAGAAAGGGTGGCTGCGTggcaacgcaaagctaccaaagcaggttcctgctactgaggagcagaagtggctcattgagcccacgggaaaagagtaagtggttcattattttgcttgtcacatgcttattccggttgttatttattttgcttgtcacatgctaatagttcattcttttgcagcaactggatatattctaaaggggtccgtattcccaacggcctcatcaccgtcttgctgaagttatattggccggggttgtactgtgTTGATCCAGTCAGGCAGCTGGACCGTCGGGTTTTGGCTacgagctgggaccactgggaagcggcccgccacgcggaccatgagacccatgccaaggccgtgatcactactttctgggtgagttctcttcagaagcacaagtccattctagtttcatgaatgatttaactcatggcttcttccattcttgtttcatgcatgattgtagaaattctatcgagttcttccggagcacagggctagagcggaccagatcgtgctgcgccaatgcaagaagaaggcctgccagatgcagtacgaggtgcgctatgtggccatctccacatactaccacgacgttcttggtgtgaagatgaccaaggaagaagcgcggaggatgggcatcaccttggagaggcccgagttcttggcggtaagtataaaagatttttcattatgctttcatatattatgctttcattatgctttcattaccttgtggtacattatgctttatgctttatgcttccataacaccaatttggacacacctacatgccattatgcttttattgtgtaggtgtgtccaaattggtgttatggaaaagacgagtcctgggcggcattggtggatctttggtgtgatgaggctggagcctgggcagctatgagaaccaaaaataaggctaaccgagggacggagggagtacatgctcagggaaaccgaaaccactatctccacaaggaagttaatgtatgactaaccccattaaacattcttcttcttctatttagcattactttcttatgtatgactaacctctgtttggtggtgcaggaggagaaactgaagcggacgctctcacacatgcaggcgtgggagatcgcccatacgcggaaggaccccaagcctggcgagcccaagtaccacggcaagaagaccgcagggaggaagaaggcctactccgaagcatatctgaagttacatcctgacacacctgaccccattgcggcgcctctggacgacatggcggtggtgaggatggggcccaaggagcacggtcgggaggtggttctcgatgctgtgatcactcctagtatctcctacacacagcttcgtcggatcgacccaaccctgagccagcgcacgagccagccagtgactagtacacagtccctctttcaggagcaacaatctgtaagtattttccctcttatcttcattccTCACTTCATTTTCcacatttagtagttttatgagttccatcatgtcataccgtaggcctacatggagtacacacgccaggagaccatggcatggcatcagaggctttatgaacaccaagtgcagagggatagccagatgcagcaggcttttcaggatatggcggccggcaggtgtcctcagttccctccagcacaatgccctccagcacaaccagtgctgatgagctttgaggagtttgtggcacagaacgctggcccctcgccggttagttcatccccaatctattcacccaaagcatgtcatgcctttcaacacagtcatatatctcgtgcatatgtcttttcaacatccagggaacaggtggatctaccgttggcggtggtcttcgcagcactccggagacacggagcccgaccactccgatccacggaggcggaggcggaggtggaggcggaggcggtcttggcggtagcgctgccgctagcagtgacgacctgggctttggccgtcttggcggtgacgaccttcgcggtgctcgatgatccttgtgtggtgatgatgcttgagatgacttgtgtgtggtgatgatcatttagatgacttgtgtgcttctctatatgcttatgcttatgttggttgtgatgatgttcatttagagacttgtgtgtgatgatgcttatgcatatattgttgtgaTGGTGCCGGATGATATCCCGTTGTGTTTTATATGTCTATCCCATCATATATATCTGCTGATATGTGCTGCTATTTGAATTGAATTGATTTGAAAACAaaccgaaaaaagaaaaaaaaagcaaaagcaaactatgccgacggccggcTAGCGTGAGCTCCCAGTAGCTgacacgtggcacctatgccgacggcctagctgtCGGCTTAGTttttaaactaagccgacggctaggccgtcggcataggtgccacatGTCAGCTACTGGGAGCTCTGTATGAaggactatgccgacggcctgacCGTCGGCTTAGTTTCAAACTATGTCGACGGCccagccgtcggcatagccctggtcCTAGAGCAGCGGCTGGTCGCCACATGGCACACCTATGCCGACggtctagccgtcggcatagtttttgactaagccgacggctaggccgtcggcatagtggTGCCACGTGGCGACCATTCGTTGGGCAGACTTGACGGCAGCCGCCGTTAGGCGTGATAGTTGCCAACGgttagggccgtcggcatagatgtacggcccccgtcggcgtatcatatatgccgacggcttccCTGGCTGTGCCGACgcatatgttgccgacggccctatgccgacggaggccgtcggcataggcctatcCCGACGGGactcaggcctatgccgacggccctggccgtcggcatagggggcgATTCCGGTAGTGCCTGTGGCCATCCAACTCGGCGTATTTGTCTCGCGTGCGTTTGTCCTGCCGGCGACTCGATCCAGCTAGCGTACGAAGGTAGCTAGTCACCCTAGCAAATCCATCCAGCAagttgcttgtttgcttgtttactTGTACGTGTGCGTAGTCAGTCTACGTCCGTCTGTAAAAGTAACTCAGCCAGGCCGAGACTACAAGTGTGCTCTCGACGGAAAGAACTCGTCTATGAGCAACGTACAGGGGATCTATGCTATCAGGGACATTGCATTGAAAACAAGTACACGCAAACTGGTTATAACTGACATAACATTGTTTATTCTTATAAACGCAACATTGTTTATGATCCCTGAAAATAAGACCAATTTAAAAGCTAAAGCTATGCCCATGGAAGTCCCAAACCCTGCTTCTAATTAACTAGACTACAACAATTTGCACAATTTCACTAATACAGCAAGATCAGCAGTCTGCAAACACACatgcagaagcatctcttgcaaaATACATGAAATCATCATCTAGATTGAAATCCTGCAACGCAAAGAAGTTTGATATAGATACAACTGACCAGCTCACTATTGTTCTGCGGCAGGTCAAACCTTTTTGATTTGAAGAAGGTAGCGTTGAGTGTCTCGAAGATGATGAGGAATTTAAAAATCACCAAGATAAGCAGGATGGCGAATTTGGTAGCGCATGAGATTGCGAAGTTTAGTTTTATAATAGGTGTGATGGTATTCTTATTAATAGTGTTCCACCCTGCATGGCAAGAGCAGTAATGAATGATTGTATGAACatttattttaattaattaatatagggGTGTGGTTTAAAGAAAATCTTGACCCACGCGTGAAAAACTTTTTGTGGTGCAGCAAAAGTTTTAGTTGGTGCAACAACAAGCTCCTGTTGGAAGTCTACTACACGCACACCAGCAGAGGGCCAACGGCCTTGACCTCTTCTCTCCGTCAGTTCAGCAGGCTCGTGCACTTCGTGGGCACGCCCACCTCGCATGCACGGCATGCTCGGCCACGGCCTTGTACACGTTCTCTCCCTCACCCCCTTGTACCTCTGCATGTATAAATACCCCTGTGATATGTGAATACAAGTGTGCGATGAGTTCAGTCATTCAACTTGGTACCTGAGCAGTTCCGATCCCAACCCCACGCTTCCGCCATGAATCGCCTGCTCCGCCGCTCCCGCTCCGCTGACCTCGACGCGGCGGCCAACCTCCCTCCTTTAGTTCCTCTTGCTGCCGTCCCACCCGCCCATGCAGCTCCCGGCGCGGGCCTCCATCCTCGGGCTCCGGCGCCCGCCCCGGTGCGCCACGGCAATGTCGCACCCGCCGCGCCTGCGGCCGTTCGGGCGGCCCCTCCTGCGGCACCCCTTCACCACGGCGTCGGCCGTGAGCTCATCCCCTGCCTCGACAACACGGGTGCACCGGCGCCGGCGCCAGCCGACGGTCTCCCTCCCACCATCACGCACTTCCTGCGGTTCAAGCTCGACCTCGCCGTGGGTAACTACTCCAAATGGCGCCACCTCTTCTattgtattctctgcaagtacaaTGCGCAGCAGCATGTAGATGAAGACCGGGACCCCGCCCACGAGGATGCAGTGTGGCGAAACGACGATATAACCATCGTCTTGTGGATGTCCTCCACGATTTCTGATGAGTTGTACGACGTCGTGGTGTCCCCTCCGAACATTCCCACGGCGCACCAAATCTGGCACACCCTCCAGCTGTTCTTCCTCGACAACCAGGCCGGTCGAGCGATCCATCTCTCGGCTGAGTTCCGCAGCACGGTGCAGGGGGACCTGACTGTGGCCGAGTACGCCCGCCGTCTACAGACGCTGGCGGCCGCGCTCGCCGACGTCGAGGAGCCCGTCACCGACCGCACCTTGACGCTCCAGTTCATCCACGGCCTCAGTCGTCGGTTCCACGTGCTCGCAACGGTCTTGCCGTTGCAGGTGCCGTTCCCCAACTTCGCGCAGGCCCGGTCGCGCCTCCTTCTTGAGGAAATCACACAGAACGAGCGCGCTCGGGCTGACGGGCGCTCGGACGGCGCCACCGCGCTCTCCATCGGCAACACCTCTGGAGGCTCCTCCGGGGGCGCTCGCGGCGACCGCAACGTCTCCGGCAACCAGGCGGACAAGGGGAAGGCCCCCGCTGAGCCCTCCTCCGGCGGCGATCGTGGTCGTGGCCGCGGGCGCGGGCGTGGTCGTGGCCGCGGGCACCCCGGCGCTAGCAGCAGCTCCACGGCTCCGGCAGGGCGCGGCTCTCCTCAGCAGCCGCTGGGCGCCCATCCATGGATGGGGTACTTCGCCCCATACGGGAGCCCCTTCCCACCTCCGCAGCAGCCGCGCGCGCCCTGGACCGCGCCCAACTCCGCCGGTGTCCTAGGGCCACGTCCTGGCCAGCACCATCAGGTCTACAACGCCGGCGCGTCGAGCTCCTCCAACCCCGCCCCCTGGGACAACTACGCCGCCCTCCATGCTGCCCTCAACAACATCGcgcaccagcagcagcacggctCCGGCGAGTGGTTCCTCGACACTGGAGCAACTTCCCACGTCACCGGTGAGACGGGTAATCTCTCCCAACTGTCTTCTGCACTTGCGCGTTCTTCCAATAGCATTGTCGTCGGTGACGGTTCCCGGATTCCTGTAGTTGCCGCCGGCTCCACCCGCCTAGGCTCTTTCTCCCTCAACGATGTTCTTGTCTCCCCCACGATTATTAAGAATCTCATCTCCGTCCGTCGTTTTACTCGCGACAATTCTTGTACAATTGAGTTTAACCCATTCGGTTTTGTTGTGAAGGACCTCAAAACCCGGCGCATCCTAATGACGTCCAGTAGCCATGGAGACTTATATCCGTTCTTCAGCTCCAGTGCAGTCCAGCAGATCCTCTCCGTCGATGGCAGCTTGTGGCATCAACGCCTTGGACATCTTAGCAGTAGTTCCCTTTCAGTCTTAGCTAAAACTTTTCTTCAATCACCATGTAATAGAGATAGTTTGAATTCCCATATTTGTGAATCCTGCCAATTAGGCAAGCAATCAAGATTACCTTTTTCATCCTCTCGCTCGTGTACTACTGCTCCCTTCGATTTGATACACTGCGACCTCTGGACCTCCCCCGTTCCTAGCGTATCTGGTTACCAATTTTACCTTGTCATCCTTGATGACTTCTCTCATTTTTCGTGGACTTTCCCATTACGTGCTAAATCTGATACGTCCATTACCTTACTCCGTTTCTTCGCATACGTAGTAACACAATTTCGTGTACCCATCAAATGCATACAGTGCGACAACGGCGGTGAGTTTCTCACCACCTCACTCCGTGATTTTCTCTCTTACCGGGGTTCCTCTCTCCGCCTCTCTTGTCCGTATACTTCGCCTCAAAACGGTAAAGCTGAACGCATGATCCGCACAACAAATGACGTGCTCCGCACCCTCCTTCTCCACGCACATCTTCCTCCCAACTTTTGGGTCGAGGCTCTCCATACAGCTACACACCTACTCAACCGGCGACCGTCAtccaccatccataaggacacgCCCTTCTTTCGACTCTACGGCCAGTATCCCACATACGATCATCTTAGAGTCTTTGGGTGTCTTTGTTTTCCCAATGTATACCCCACCACCGAGCATAAACTTTCACCGCGTGCTGTTCGCTGTGTGTTCATTGGATATCCACTTGAGCATAAGGGATACCGTTGCCTTGATCTCAAAACCCGCAAGGTCATCGTCTCACGTCACGTAACTTTTGACGAGGCCGTTTTCCCGTTCGTCACCACTACCCAGCCCCAACCACCGGATCACGCGGCcgctgaggatcccatcgaacacaTCCCCCTCGAGCGGCGCACTTACCTACCTCGTATTGGCCCCGCAGAGGATCTTCCCCAGATCCCGCAACGCCCATCACCAACCCGCGTCGCCCGCGCACCCCACctgccgcccgcgggatcggcgCCCGCCAGCCCGCCCTCCACCCCGCGCTCCCCAGCCAGCGCCATGCCACCCGACGCCGCGCCCGAGCTCACCACTCCCACCTCCAGCCGCGCTGACCCCGCGTCTCCTGCCGCAACCCCCATTCCCACCGCCTCGGCCAGCTCGCCAGCGCCACCTATCCCGAAACTCCCGCCCAGGGCTGTTCCTACCGATCCACCCGCCAATCTGCACAATATGCGCACCCGTGCCAAATCGGGATTCCTTCTTCCCAAAAATCAGCTCAGCCTGCATGCCTCTGCGTCCACTATTAGTCCTATCCCCTCTTCCTACCGAGCGGCTTTGAAAGATCCCAACTGGCACCGTGCTATGCTAGAGGAGTTTAACGCGCTTTTGCAGAATAACACTTGGGATTTGGTTGCTCGTCCTGCAGGTTCTAACGTGGTTACAGGGAAGTGGATATACCGGCACAAATTTCATCCGGACGGCTCCCTGGCTCGCTATAAAGCTCGTTGGGTGCTCCGAGGGTTCACGCAGCAAGCCGGCGTCGACTACGGCGAGACTTTCAGTCCCGTGGTCAAACCGGCGACGATCCGCACCGTGCTCAGCATCGCTGCCGGACGTTCTTGGGCGATCCACCAGCTCGACGTCAAGAACGCCTTCTTGCACGGGCACCTCGCCGAGACGGTCTACGCGCAACAACCCTCCGGCTTCATCGACACCGCCAACCCCACCAGTGTGTGCCGCTTGAACCGCTCGCTGTACGGGCTGAAACAAGCGCCGCGGGCGTGGTTCTCCCGGTTCACCACGTACCTGCTCCAACTCGGCTTTGTGGCATCTCGGTCCGACTCTTCTTTGTTTATCCTCCGTCGTGGCACACAACTAGCTTACCTACTGTTGTATGTCGATGACATTATCCTCACCGCGAGTGCCACTTCTCTCGTCCAGTCCATCATCTCCTCGCTCCACCAGGAATTCGCCATGTCCGACCTCGGGCCGCTGCATCATTTTCTTGGCATTAATGTCACCTTCACCACCGCTGGCCTCTTTTTGTCCCAAGAACAGTATGCCTTGGAGATACTTGATCGGGCAGGGATGTTAAACTGCAAACCCATATCCACTCCAGTGGACACGCATGCAAAACTTCCAGCTGATGCTGGCCCATTATTCCACGATCCTTCGTTGTACAGAAGTCTCGCCGGTGCACTCCAGTATATCACTCTCACACGCCCTGACCTCTCCTACGGAGTTCAGCAGTGTTGCCTCTTCATGCACGCTCCCCGCGACTCGCACTTTCAGCTGCTCAAACGCATCCTGCGCTACCTTCGTGGCACCACACATCTCGGGCTGCAGTTCCACCGGTCTGCTTCCACAGAGCTCGTCGcgtactccgacgccgactgggcagGGTGCCCTGACACCCGCCGCTCCACTTCGGGGTATTGCGTGTTCCTCGGTGGCAACCTTGTGTCGTGGTCCTCGAAGCGGCAACACACCATCTCCCGTTCTAGCGCGGAGGCCGAGTACCGCGCCGTCGCGCACGCCGTCGCCGAGGCCGTCTGGTTGAGACAACTCCTTGGCGAGCTACATCAACCCCCGGCGCGTGCCACGGTTGTCTATTGCGACAACGTGAGTGCGATGTACATGTCCACTAACCCTGTCCAGCACCAGTGTACAAAACACGTGGAGATCGACTTGCACTTCGTCCGGGAGCGTGTGTCGCTCGGCGAGGTGCGCGTCCTCCATGTCCCAACGAGCTCTCAGTTCGCCGACGTCTTCACCAAAGGGCTGCCGACGAGCATCTTTCTCGACTTCCGGTCCAACCTCAACGTTCAGGAACCCCACGTTTCGGCTGCGGGGGGCTGTTGGAAGTCTACTACACGCACACCAGCAGAGGGCCAACGGCCTTGACCTCTTCTCTCCGTCAGTTCAGCAGGCTCGTGCACTTCGTGGGCACGCCCACCTCGCATGCACGGCATGCTCGGCCACGGCCTTGTACACGTTCTCTCCCTCACCCCCTTGTACCTCTGCATGTATAAATATCCCTGTGATATGTGAATACAAGTGTGCGATGAGTTCAGTCATTCAACTGCTCCTATTAGGCCTGGACTATTGCCTTTGCTGTTGTCACTGGTAAGCTTTGTGCAAAAATAATATTCCTACGCACAGATTCTACTGTAAAACCTACCTACTGTGAGATACTAGTAGACAATAACCGTCTGGAGAAAAACCAAAAACTATTTGCCAGCAATCTGAACTAGTGCGTAGGACATTTGTAAAACCAGTACGTAAGAATAACTGCTCAGCTTTGTGTTGTCGGGGTGGTGGACTTTggtgctcgagggtggctggcaagAGAAAACAATGTCAAAAACAAACGCACAAAAAAAAAGGGGGACAACAAATTTCCCCGTGACATCATTTAGATGTGACATAACAATGTCACTGTTAGATGAGCCCTAAACAGGCCCATAGTGATACTAGTGAAGCAATGTCATATTACAATAAGACTAAAAAAATAACAAGATTAAACTAGTGTGATTATCTCCAATAACAAAGAAAATTCCAACGACTCCATATCTCCATCAACAATAATGCTTCAGTGCTTCAAAAAAAAACTTATTTAAATCACTTCTTTGTGATTCAGTAAACTGATCCACTCGTtttcccttttttccttttctcGGACATATTTTAGGCAACATTTTTACACCCAAAATTTTGAAAggaagtaaataaataaaaatagaagttTAGAAATCAGAACACTAATAAGGACTAAAGAGAAGAATCTAGATTGATCATGGCGTACCTTGTGAACCTCTCAGAACACAATTACATGCGGAGGCAGCCATGGCGCATGCAGCGTCCAACCGCAGTTGTCAGCGACTAAAGCGAGCAGAGGCAGTTAGATAGAGGATACAATGACAGCGACGTTTGCTTTCCTCACTGCCGGTATTTTTTAGGGGAACCTCCGATGCTGGTTACATTGGCAATACGTAGGTAACTCTCATTTCCTAGCCGAACATGCTTGGCCCAAttcttcccttcttcttcttttccttttctctacTTTCTTACGGG
The sequence above is drawn from the Triticum aestivum cultivar Chinese Spring chromosome 7A, IWGSC CS RefSeq v2.1, whole genome shotgun sequence genome and encodes:
- the LOC123149484 gene encoding uncharacterized protein yields the protein MNRLLRRSRSADLDAAANLPPLVPLAAVPPAHAAPGAGLHPRAPAPAPVRHGNVAPAAPAAVRAAPPAAPLHHGVGRELIPCLDNTGAPAPAPADGLPPTITHFLRFKLDLAVGNYSKWRHLFYCILCKYNAQQHVDEDRDPAHEDAVWRNDDITIVLWMSSTISDELYDVVVSPPNIPTAHQIWHTLQLFFLDNQAGRAIHLSAEFRSTVQGDLTVAEYARRLQTLAAALADVEEPVTDRTLTLQFIHGLSRRFHVLATVLPLQVPFPNFAQARSRLLLEEITQNERARADGRSDGATALSIGNTSGGSSGGARGDRNVSGNQADKGKAPAEPSSGGDRGRGRGRGRGRGRGHPGASSSSTAPAGRGSPQQPLGAHPWMGYFAPYGSPFPPPQQPRAPWTAPNSAGVLGPRPGQHHQVYNAGASSSSNPAPWDNYAALHAALNNIAHQQQHGSGEWFLDTGATSHVTGETGPQNPAHPNDVQ